The genomic stretch ATTGTTAAGATGTCGGGCTTATTTTTCTCTAACTCATTACAAATAGGAAATCTCTTATTAAATTGTAATTTTTGTGTTAAACTCTTTTACTAAACATTATTCAGACTCTATGTTAAAAAAACTACTCTTTTTCTTCACGACCTTTTTGATGATTTTACCTACACTATTCGCTCAATGGAATTGGGGTGTAAGAGGAGGTTCAGTGAATACCATGCAGCGTCTGCAGGACTATAATAACATTACTCAAATAGTAACAGACGCTAATGGAAACATTTACACCATGGGACCCATAGGTGGTGCTGGTGTTAAGGTAGGAAGTCAATCACTCACGAGTTACTCAGGTTATGGCACGGGTAGTACAACAGATATTTTGATTTGCAGTTTTTCACCATCAGGACAACTGAGATGGACAAAAGTTATCGGGGGTGCAGAAATGGATGTTGTTCAAGGTATTGAAACTGATCTTCAAGGTAATGTTTATTTACAGGGAAGAGTATTAAACGTCTACGAGACATGGGTAGGAGTGCCTCCAACTGCTGTGCACTTTGATGCCGATACGGTACTTTCTATAGTACCCATTGACTCAACTACTTTAATGTATAAGGATACCTTACAGCAAAGTATGTTTATGATAAAATATGATACCTCGGGTACACTTAAATGGCTGCGAATGCCGGAGCCAGATAGTACAAGTATGTATCGTGGAAATTTTCCTTTTAGAATGGATGTTGACAATAGTGGAAATGTGCATTGGTGGTGTTATCTGAAACCAGGCCAGTTTCGTTGGGCCAATAACAATGTGATTACACAAGAGGGAATGTTTATATTGAAGTACTCCACTCAAGGACAGGTGCTAAGTTGTACTTCATTAGACATGACTATTGATGGATTGCAATTTTGGGGAGCGTTCGGCTCTGCAAAGTTTAAAGTAAATTCTGCAACCGGCAATTATTATATCGCTGGAACAAATGAAGGCAGTGCAACTATCAGTCTTGGGGGAGGTCCTGTAAACTCAAAAATGTATCTAGCAGCCTTTTCCCCAGCAGGTCAATTATTATGGAAAAAGGAAAGTGGGGGGGGTGACCTTGGTTCTATAGAGGATCTGGAATTGGATTTGAATGGCAATATCTATTTAGGGGGCTTAGTAAGGCCTGGAACGGAGTTTGGAGGTCACACATATACCTCTCCCAAAAGCAGTGGGGCTCCTTTCGTTAGCTCATTTGATTCAGGAGGAAACCATTTGTGGTCAGAAATGGCTGTTGTGGACGCAGTTTCAATTACTTATGATGTAGCGGTTAGCGACACCGAAATAGCTATTACTGGCTACGGTTCAAGTTTATACTGGCCCAACAACACAGATTCTGTAAAAACCCTGGGTAACCAAGGCTACGATGCCTTTCTTGCCCGCTTTAACAAAAGCAATGGTGAGCTTATTACTATGGAGCGCACTAATACACCCTTTGGCGGTGCAAGCTATGGCAATGCTATAGCAGCCGGCCCACAAAACACCTACTATATGGGAGGTAACTTTAGCATGTCTATGTTTTTGGGGCAGGATACTTTGTACAAAGTAGGCAGCCAGCGCAGCTTTTTCCTTACCAAGTATGAGTGTGATGTACCGGAGGCCAGCATGAGTGTGAGCGGCATAAATGCTAGCAATACGATAAACCTTACCTACACCGGAGATCCGGCAGATAGCGTAAAGTGGTATTTGGGTGATGGCACCCAAGTGTGGGGTGACAGTATTCAGCATAGCTATGCTGCCAAAGGGAAATATAGAGTTTGTGCTATGGCCTACTTTGAATGCACAGAGGTTACGGTGTGTGATAGCTTAGTAGCCGGGGAAATCAGCCTCATTGAAGAAAGCTTGGCCGAAATAGCGATTTATCCCAATCCTACCAATGATTTTTTGAACTTAGAGAATTTGTCCAAGGAAGGTCAAGTAACTTTATACAATCTTAGTGGGAAGCTCTTATTACAACAGCCCTTTAAAAAAGAAAACAACAAACTGGATTTATCCGATTTACCGAAAGGGGTGTATGTGCTGGAGCTGATTAGTAGGCAAGGGGTAAGGGTTTTTAGAAAGGTGATGAAAGAATAGGTGGTTTAGCTAAAATGATTATTTTTAAAACAGTTAGTCCAAAGATCCTATAATAAATGGCGCGCTGGCAGAGCACCAGGCAATATCGGCTTCGGCCGGGGTTCTTTGGATATCTCCATTTTCAGTTTCATGAGGTTGATATTTCCCGTTTCAAGCCGTTGATAGCCGTTGCTGAAAATCTTGATAACCCTTTGTCAATACCCGTTGATGCCGTTGCAACGGCTGATTTCGGTGGTGTGGGTTACTATTGTATTTCAATCTCTTCATTAAAAAGCAGTCCCTTGCGAGAATTTGCCGTTGCTATGTTAATGCAGGAGCCGTTGAAGTGGTTTCAACAGCAGCGGTGAAAAAAGTGTAACTGTCTATAAATAGGGGGATTTGCTACGGATAGACTGTATCTCTGGTTTTGAGCAACGGTGCAACGGCTAAATTGAAACGGTAGTCTGATTGTTGAAAAAGCACATTGCCCCAAAAGATAAGTTAAGATCAACGGTTCTTAAAAGATTTGACTAATTTCAATGGTCACATTTATTCTAAAAAATGTCAAATCAGATAGACTACAAAACCTATTACCGCAGCAAAGCTGCGGACAGCTTTAAGACTCGGTCAAAACTTTATATTTTTCAACAAGCGCTGCTGGGAAGAGAATTTAACTCAGAGAAAGTGAACACCTTTTTGGTTGAAAATGATTTGGTGAAAAAATATACCGCCCAATATTGGCAAAGAAATCACGAGGAAACAATTGATGGAAGTAGCTTATCAGTTGGTGAAGTTTATAATGAAATGGTTCGAATGGAGGTTGCTCACCTGGAGGAACTTAAAGTGCTACGTGATTGCTACATAAAGGAATTCTTTCCGGCTAAATTTGATTTTGATGAGTTTACAAAAATATGCGGTAGTGACCATTGTACTTATTGCAAGATCACTATGAGTGATATTGACACCCTTGCCAGCTGTTTGGAGCTTTTCAAAAAGAATGAACGGGGCTGGAAACTTGAAATGGATAGAAAGAATTCCAACTTTGAGTATTTACCAGAAAATGTGGTAATGGCTTGCTACTGGTGTAACAATGCCAAAACGGATGAATTTACCGATGTGGAGTTTATGGTTGTGGGAGAAGCGATAGGTCAAGTTTGGAAGTCTCGATTGAATAAAGTTAAAAACAAGCCTAAGCTATAATAGCAAAGGATTTACCCCGCTACATCCTGATACAAATGCTCTTGAAAACCTACGAAAGTTTCCCGAATACTTTTGATGTCTCCTAATTCCCGTTTTGCATCAGCAATGGCATTATATTTCAAAATCAAAAGTGGTGTAAGCTTGGCATCATCCAACTCATTCACGCCCTCTTTTACATATTGTTCCAACACAAAATTCAAGAACTCTTGTTGCTTGGGGTCATAATCGCTTAGTTGAACTTTTGCCGATTCTGCCCGATCTAATCGAGGCACCAAATCTTTGTGATAAGCCACATAATTGAGAACATCGTATAGGTCACTATTCTCACCATGCACCAGTGCGCTTAAGTCATCCAGTTGCGCGCTGGTATATCCTTTTTCTTCAAGCTCCGTCATCAGTTTTTTTCGTGTGCCAGGTTGCGACCACAGTCGCCTCAATTCTTCTTCACTTCCGAAAAAAGAAGGAAGATCCCCGAATAACAACTTAATAAACTCGGATGCAGAAATAGGTTTTCCTTCAGGGCTCCAAAATGTGGTCTTAGCCGTTGCCGCAATCTCTAAAGCTTTACCGTTGGAGAGCTTCACTGTTACCATTTTCTTTGGAGGGTTTTCACACACGCAAGGATCATTTCCGCACTCGCTACAAAGCTCTGGTTCTGGCTTCTCACAAATACATGGCTTCTGATCACAATTGTTGCATTGTGGACGTGTTCCTCCACCCGTTGATGGTTCTGGTTCCAACGGTGGCCCATCCCATTCTGGATCTTTAAAATGTTGATGAGCTTTGGTAAAATCAAAAATGGTGAAGTAATCTTTACCATCAAAAAGGCGGGTACCTCTACCTACAATCTGTTTAAACTCTACCATAGACTCTACAGGGCGAAGCAAAACGATGTTGCGAATTTCCGGTGCATCAACCCCAGTGCTTAGCTTTTGCGAAGTAGTCAACACCGTTGGGATGCTTTTTTCATTGTCTTGAAAATCCCGCAAATGATTTTCGCCAATACTGCCATCATCAGCTGTTACACGATGACAATAATTAGAGTTATTACTATCCGCAATTTGGTTGATCAAATCTCTTATATAAGCTGCGTGAACCTGTGTGGCGCAAAACACCAAGGTCTTTTGATTTTGATTCAGCAAATCCATGAAATACTGAACTCGATAGCGCTCTACTTGCTCAATGATAATCTTGCGCCCATAATCCTTGTAAGTAAATGTATCGCCTACTTCAGCTTCACCTTCTACTATATTGTCATCCTCAGTTATGGTGTACTCATCATAATTGGTTTGGATTTCTTTTACCCTGAAGGGGGACAAGAAACCATCATTGATCCCTTCTTTTAGGGCATACTCATACACAGGGTCACCAAAGTATTTGTAGGTGTCACCGTTTACATCACGCTTGGGCGTGGCGGTTAATCCCAATTGAACTGCTGGTGAAAAGTAATCCATGATGGCACGCCACGAACTTTCATCATTGGCACCACCACGGTGGCACTC from Owenweeksia hongkongensis DSM 17368 encodes the following:
- a CDS encoding T9SS type A sorting domain-containing protein, which gives rise to MLKKLLFFFTTFLMILPTLFAQWNWGVRGGSVNTMQRLQDYNNITQIVTDANGNIYTMGPIGGAGVKVGSQSLTSYSGYGTGSTTDILICSFSPSGQLRWTKVIGGAEMDVVQGIETDLQGNVYLQGRVLNVYETWVGVPPTAVHFDADTVLSIVPIDSTTLMYKDTLQQSMFMIKYDTSGTLKWLRMPEPDSTSMYRGNFPFRMDVDNSGNVHWWCYLKPGQFRWANNNVITQEGMFILKYSTQGQVLSCTSLDMTIDGLQFWGAFGSAKFKVNSATGNYYIAGTNEGSATISLGGGPVNSKMYLAAFSPAGQLLWKKESGGGDLGSIEDLELDLNGNIYLGGLVRPGTEFGGHTYTSPKSSGAPFVSSFDSGGNHLWSEMAVVDAVSITYDVAVSDTEIAITGYGSSLYWPNNTDSVKTLGNQGYDAFLARFNKSNGELITMERTNTPFGGASYGNAIAAGPQNTYYMGGNFSMSMFLGQDTLYKVGSQRSFFLTKYECDVPEASMSVSGINASNTINLTYTGDPADSVKWYLGDGTQVWGDSIQHSYAAKGKYRVCAMAYFECTEVTVCDSLVAGEISLIEESLAEIAIYPNPTNDFLNLENLSKEGQVTLYNLSGKLLLQQPFKKENNKLDLSDLPKGVYVLELISRQGVRVFRKVMKE
- the hsdR gene encoding EcoAI/FtnUII family type I restriction enzme subunit R yields the protein MNEAQTKHDLIEPALRAAGWGTVEGSRLRLEFPITQGRLIGQSRRAQPLKADYVLEYKNRRIGIVEAKARDIYYTDGVGQAKDYAERLKIRYTYATNGLKIYGVDMEQGSEGDVSTFPTPDELWEMTFPTPKEEYKVEIANWTERLFAIPYEDRSGTWQPRYYQDNAITKVLEAIATKKDRILLTLATGTGKTAVSFQIAWKLFHASWNLKRDGQRKPRILFLADRNILADQAFNAFNAFDTIDENIKVRISPKEIKKKGKVPKNGSIFFTIFQTFMTSAQNGEDKEQDDETLGMAAEPEAKYDDKSFNFGQYPKDFFDFIVIDECHRGGANDESSWRAIMDYFSPAVQLGLTATPKRDVNGDTYKYFGDPVYEYALKEGINDGFLSPFRVKEIQTNYDEYTITEDDNIVEGEAEVGDTFTYKDYGRKIIIEQVERYRVQYFMDLLNQNQKTLVFCATQVHAAYIRDLINQIADSNNSNYCHRVTADDGSIGENHLRDFQDNEKSIPTVLTTSQKLSTGVDAPEIRNIVLLRPVESMVEFKQIVGRGTRLFDGKDYFTIFDFTKAHQHFKDPEWDGPPLEPEPSTGGGTRPQCNNCDQKPCICEKPEPELCSECGNDPCVCENPPKKMVTVKLSNGKALEIAATAKTTFWSPEGKPISASEFIKLLFGDLPSFFGSEEELRRLWSQPGTRKKLMTELEEKGYTSAQLDDLSALVHGENSDLYDVLNYVAYHKDLVPRLDRAESAKVQLSDYDPKQQEFLNFVLEQYVKEGVNELDDAKLTPLLILKYNAIADAKRELGDIKSIRETFVGFQEHLYQDVAG